A window of the Tunturibacter empetritectus genome harbors these coding sequences:
- the cobT gene encoding nicotinate-nucleotide--dimethylbenzimidazole phosphoribosyltransferase: MSDSNIVSTIESPSERWLAKARAHLDTLTKPLGSLGRLEDFAAQMVSIRQQEFAEPLRKAVYIFAADHGVTAEGVSAYPSEVTRQMVLNFLAHGAAINVLAKLHGVEMNVVDVGVDADFNRIGGLLHRKVRRGTRNMMHEPAMSSDELTEALGVGLDLADDSKTKGHNLVAVGEMGIGNTTAASAITTLLTGKPVEFTTGKGTGLNTEALQHKRRIIEVVLQKYFGEAKGDTLPDPVDILRIVGGLEIAAMTGFILGAARHGVAVVVDGFISTAAAAIAYALAPQVRGYLFAGHQSEEPGHKALLDYLELRPILALNMRLGEGTGAVLAMPILESAMCLYNQMATFESAGVSEARD; the protein is encoded by the coding sequence GTGAGCGACTCTAACATCGTGTCGACCATTGAGTCGCCTAGTGAGCGGTGGCTTGCAAAGGCACGAGCGCATCTCGATACTTTGACCAAACCGCTGGGCAGTCTCGGCCGGTTGGAAGACTTTGCGGCACAGATGGTGTCGATTCGACAGCAGGAGTTTGCGGAGCCGCTACGAAAGGCTGTCTACATCTTTGCAGCCGATCATGGAGTTACCGCTGAGGGCGTCAGTGCGTATCCAAGCGAAGTGACGCGGCAGATGGTGCTCAACTTTCTTGCTCATGGCGCGGCTATCAATGTGCTCGCGAAACTTCACGGCGTCGAGATGAATGTTGTCGATGTCGGTGTGGATGCGGACTTCAACCGGATCGGCGGACTGTTGCATCGCAAAGTGCGCAGGGGAACGCGCAATATGATGCATGAGCCCGCAATGAGCAGCGACGAGTTGACGGAAGCTCTTGGTGTAGGACTGGACCTGGCTGACGATTCGAAGACGAAGGGGCACAACCTGGTTGCTGTCGGCGAGATGGGCATTGGAAATACCACGGCTGCGAGCGCCATCACCACTCTTCTTACCGGGAAACCAGTTGAGTTCACTACCGGCAAAGGGACCGGCCTGAACACCGAGGCGTTGCAGCACAAACGCCGGATCATCGAAGTAGTTTTGCAGAAGTATTTTGGGGAAGCGAAAGGTGACACTCTGCCTGATCCAGTCGATATACTCCGTATCGTCGGTGGGTTGGAGATCGCTGCGATGACGGGTTTCATACTCGGCGCGGCGCGGCATGGAGTCGCAGTGGTTGTCGACGGCTTCATTTCTACAGCAGCTGCTGCAATTGCATACGCGTTAGCCCCGCAGGTGCGCGGCTATCTTTTTGCTGGACATCAATCCGAAGAACCCGGGCACAAGGCGCTGCTCGACTACCTGGAATTGAGGCCGATTCTCGCGTTGAATATGCGTCTGGGCGAAGGCACTGGCGCGGTCCTGGCTATGCCGATCCTTGAGTCCGCGATGTGCCTTTATAACCAGATGGCGACGTTTGAATCTGCCGGCGTGAGCGAGGCTAGGGATTGA
- a CDS encoding ferrochelatase — protein sequence MSFEKGKSAVLLLAHGTPDMLGEMAEYLSKVTGGRAMPQEIVKELQHRYAQIGLQEAPGLEPPPLTKWTMVQAHMLEHVLDAGKVYVGMRNWHPYIADTVAEMRQDGVTRIKAVCLAPQNSRTSVGLYRKAVLSAATGIEVEFVAGWADSPLLAEAFAEKLRPVWTEACAESGQRVPVLFTAHSVPCRTIMTGEASITGARPGTPVQDSPDPYPVEAKRTAQMVADRMSAIGFRENDWYFAFQSQGMSGGPWIGPTVEDTLKAIKAEGHVGVVMQPVGFLCDHVEILYDIDVAFRQTASELGLKLWRAESLNDSPVLVEALVDVITGKYKATVDEVMVPA from the coding sequence ATGAGTTTTGAGAAAGGTAAAAGCGCGGTTTTGCTGCTTGCCCATGGAACGCCGGACATGCTGGGTGAGATGGCCGAGTATCTGAGCAAGGTGACCGGCGGGCGAGCGATGCCGCAGGAGATTGTCAAAGAGCTGCAGCATCGGTATGCGCAGATCGGGCTGCAAGAGGCGCCTGGGTTGGAGCCTCCGCCGCTGACGAAGTGGACGATGGTGCAGGCACATATGTTGGAGCATGTCTTGGACGCGGGCAAGGTGTATGTCGGTATGCGTAACTGGCATCCCTATATTGCGGACACCGTTGCGGAGATGCGACAGGATGGAGTGACGAGAATCAAGGCTGTGTGCCTGGCTCCGCAGAACTCCCGGACCAGCGTCGGACTTTACCGGAAGGCTGTGCTCTCTGCGGCGACTGGCATTGAGGTTGAGTTTGTTGCTGGATGGGCGGACAGTCCGCTGCTGGCGGAGGCCTTTGCCGAGAAGCTGCGCCCGGTGTGGACGGAAGCCTGCGCTGAGTCGGGACAGCGAGTGCCGGTTCTGTTTACAGCGCACAGCGTGCCGTGCCGAACAATCATGACTGGTGAGGCTTCGATTACGGGAGCGAGGCCGGGAACTCCTGTGCAGGACTCGCCTGATCCTTATCCTGTGGAGGCCAAGCGCACCGCACAGATGGTGGCCGATCGAATGTCGGCAATCGGTTTTCGCGAGAACGATTGGTACTTCGCGTTTCAGAGTCAGGGTATGAGCGGAGGACCGTGGATTGGGCCGACGGTGGAGGACACGCTCAAAGCGATCAAGGCAGAAGGGCACGTGGGCGTCGTGATGCAGCCGGTGGGGTTTCTCTGCGATCATGTGGAGATTCTGTACGACATTGACGTTGCTTTTCGTCAGACGGCGAGCGAGCTGGGTCTGAAGTTGTGGCGGGCGGAGAGCCTGAACGACTCGCCGGTGCTGGTGGAGGCGCTGGTGGACGTAATCACCGGAAAATATAAGGCGACCGTCGATGAGGTGATGGTTCCGGCTTAG
- the hemG gene encoding protoporphyrinogen oxidase produces the protein MKRVAIVGGGVAGLAAAYELSRQARNGASLQVVLFEASTRLGGIIETVHEGEFVIECGPDAWVTEKPWARELAEELGLGDEVIPSNDATRKTYILVDKKLQAIPDGMRMMVPADLDALDASEMFSAAAKRAYREEVGRAEQLRADAPDEDESVAEFIRRHFGEEVLTKIGAPLLSGVFGGDVSKLSVRAVMTPFVAMEREHGSLIVALQARAGAKKHSVFTTLRSGMGTLVDRMIAAIPEDWIRLAAEVQFVSCGDEGWLVGTARGVERFDAVMMATPVDVACSLLKPVDAEVAPLMEMAASSAVVVAFGFPDATKFPVPPGFGFLVPPGSDSLLLAATFVDQKFEDRVPQGGRLVRAFFGGKAAERLMRCRNDETAAVARMELARILGPLPEPQVTVVRRWPRSLPQYAVGHLERMKKLDERVSELDGLSLLGNGYRGVGVPDLIRDARVAARRIAGANKDLAGVAEL, from the coding sequence ATGAAGCGCGTTGCGATTGTTGGCGGCGGAGTCGCAGGACTGGCGGCGGCGTATGAGCTGTCGCGGCAGGCCCGTAACGGCGCATCGCTGCAGGTGGTGTTGTTCGAAGCCTCGACGCGCCTGGGTGGAATTATCGAGACGGTGCATGAAGGTGAGTTCGTGATTGAGTGCGGACCCGATGCGTGGGTGACGGAGAAGCCGTGGGCGCGTGAGCTGGCAGAAGAGCTTGGCCTGGGCGATGAAGTGATACCTTCCAACGATGCCACGCGGAAGACTTATATTCTGGTCGACAAGAAGCTGCAGGCGATACCGGATGGTATGCGGATGATGGTGCCGGCCGATCTCGATGCGCTGGATGCGTCGGAGATGTTTAGCGCGGCGGCGAAGCGGGCTTATCGCGAAGAGGTGGGACGAGCGGAGCAGTTGCGGGCGGACGCTCCTGATGAGGATGAAAGCGTTGCGGAGTTTATTCGACGCCACTTTGGAGAAGAGGTGCTGACGAAGATCGGTGCGCCTTTGCTGAGCGGTGTGTTTGGCGGCGATGTATCGAAGTTGAGCGTGCGGGCGGTGATGACTCCCTTTGTCGCAATGGAACGAGAGCATGGCAGTCTGATCGTCGCACTGCAGGCGCGTGCGGGAGCGAAGAAACACTCAGTGTTCACTACACTGCGCAGCGGTATGGGAACGCTGGTGGATCGTATGATTGCGGCCATTCCTGAAGATTGGATTCGACTGGCTGCCGAAGTGCAATTTGTGTCGTGCGGCGACGAAGGTTGGCTGGTGGGAACAGCTCGCGGTGTGGAACGGTTCGATGCCGTGATGATGGCGACTCCGGTGGATGTTGCTTGTTCTTTGCTGAAACCGGTGGACGCGGAGGTGGCTCCGTTGATGGAGATGGCGGCAAGCTCCGCGGTGGTGGTGGCATTTGGCTTTCCCGATGCGACGAAGTTTCCCGTGCCGCCTGGGTTTGGCTTTCTGGTGCCCCCAGGCTCCGATAGTCTGCTGCTCGCTGCAACCTTCGTCGATCAGAAGTTTGAAGACCGGGTGCCGCAGGGTGGACGGTTAGTGCGAGCCTTCTTTGGAGGCAAAGCTGCAGAACGGCTGATGCGATGTCGTAACGACGAGACCGCCGCAGTGGCGCGGATGGAGCTGGCCAGGATTCTGGGGCCGCTGCCGGAGCCTCAAGTGACCGTGGTTCGGCGATGGCCGCGAAGCCTCCCACAGTATGCCGTGGGGCATCTGGAACGGATGAAGAAGCTAGATGAACGAGTGAGTGAGCTTGATGGACTGTCGCTGCTTGGCAACGGATATCGTGGCGTGGGTGTGCCCGACCTAATTCGGGATGCCCGGGTTGCGGCGAGGCGTATCGCAGGTGCGAATAAAGATCTTGCAGGGGTCGCGGAGCTGTAA
- the cobS gene encoding adenosylcobinamide-GDP ribazoletransferase — protein MTVAAQIRRLGEELIVAFQFLTRIPMPAIAFESDSLSRAVKFFPLVGLVVGSGAVLLQKLLTTHLIRPLAALVVLTYFVLITGFLHEDGLADTADGFGGGWTKDRVLAILRDSRIGSYGATALILSLLARYLLLSSMPMEHFAAYVISAHVLCRWSSLPLSYFLPPARKQEGQGARIARLTSLPSLLFGSTFAAAIVVFALRRASVQPLFVSLFVVTLSGWFYYRRIDGVTGDCFGATNQLTEIAVYFCGVWIA, from the coding sequence TTGACCGTAGCAGCACAAATTCGGAGACTTGGCGAGGAGCTCATAGTCGCCTTCCAATTTCTCACGCGAATCCCCATGCCTGCGATTGCGTTCGAGTCCGATTCCCTCTCGCGTGCCGTCAAATTTTTCCCGCTGGTTGGATTAGTTGTCGGATCAGGAGCCGTGCTGCTGCAAAAGCTGCTGACAACACATCTTATTCGTCCTCTTGCCGCGCTGGTTGTGCTCACTTATTTTGTACTGATTACCGGCTTTCTGCATGAAGATGGCCTTGCGGATACTGCAGACGGGTTCGGCGGTGGTTGGACTAAGGATCGGGTATTAGCCATCCTGCGAGATAGCAGGATTGGAAGTTACGGCGCGACTGCTCTTATTCTGTCGTTGCTGGCGCGCTATCTCCTGCTGTCTTCAATGCCGATGGAGCACTTTGCCGCTTACGTCATATCCGCCCATGTGCTCTGCCGATGGAGCTCCCTTCCGCTGAGTTATTTTCTCCCTCCTGCTCGCAAACAGGAGGGACAAGGTGCGCGCATCGCTCGGCTCACCTCTCTCCCTTCGCTGCTGTTTGGTTCGACCTTCGCTGCCGCAATCGTGGTCTTCGCTCTTCGACGGGCTTCCGTGCAGCCTCTTTTCGTCTCCCTCTTTGTAGTGACATTGAGCGGGTGGTTCTACTATCGAAGGATTGATGGCGTGACTGGAGATTGCTTCGGCGCAACCAATCAGCTTACCGAAATCGCGGTTTACTTCTGTGGGGTATGGATCGCATGA
- the bluB gene encoding 5,6-dimethylbenzimidazole synthase: protein MEMTKAAGFDENERNAIYRAIRERRDVRRGFLPEPIPNELLYRLLEAAHNAPSVGLMQPWRFIVVRELAVRQKVHQIFLDANTQALAHYEGEKQQSYAGMKLEGILEAPQNLCIVCDSQSSQGHQLGRRTMPETAIYSAVCAVQNLWLAARAEGIGMGWVSILEPSLLREALKIPGHITPVAYLCLGYVDAFATEPDLERAGWETRTPLKSVLSLDEYDSSWDQGRLPS, encoded by the coding sequence ATGGAAATGACGAAGGCTGCAGGCTTCGACGAGAATGAGCGAAATGCCATCTACCGGGCGATTCGCGAGCGGAGAGATGTGCGCCGCGGCTTTCTCCCGGAGCCAATTCCAAATGAGTTGCTATATCGGCTACTCGAAGCTGCACATAACGCACCTTCGGTTGGTCTGATGCAGCCCTGGCGATTCATTGTCGTGCGCGAACTCGCTGTGCGTCAAAAGGTTCACCAGATCTTCCTCGATGCAAACACGCAGGCGCTGGCGCACTACGAAGGGGAAAAGCAACAGAGCTATGCGGGGATGAAGCTCGAAGGCATACTGGAGGCACCGCAGAATCTGTGCATCGTGTGCGATTCGCAGAGCAGCCAGGGGCACCAGCTGGGACGACGAACGATGCCTGAGACCGCGATCTACTCGGCCGTCTGCGCGGTTCAGAATCTGTGGCTCGCCGCAAGAGCCGAGGGCATCGGCATGGGCTGGGTGAGTATCCTTGAGCCGTCTTTGTTGCGCGAGGCTCTGAAGATTCCCGGCCATATTACTCCGGTGGCTTATCTGTGCTTGGGTTACGTCGATGCGTTTGCTACAGAACCGGACCTTGAGCGCGCCGGTTGGGAGACAAGAACGCCTCTGAAGAGCGTGCTCTCGCTGGATGAATATGACAGCAGCTGGGACCAGGGGCGGCTGCCGTCATGA
- a CDS encoding cobyric acid synthase, producing the protein MRARAIMVLGTGSHVGKSLLTAALCRIFAQHGYRVAPFKSQNMSLNSAATVEGLEIGRAQALQAEAAGVASSVHMNPILIKPSGDHSSQVVVRGKIWGRVTAADYHRRRIEELLPVVRESYDSLASQYDVIILEGAGSPAEINLKQHDIANMRMAEMADASCLLVGDIDRGGVFASLLGTLELLEPDEQRRIRGFAINKFRGDASLLEPGIRMIEERVKKPCLGVVPYLNSLMLEEEDSLGLPVSAQTQWTGEQIADQWTDRALRVAVIALPSFSNFTDFDSLRAEPSVSLLFCRTAEAIAHADVVILPGSKQTVDDLLWMRGSGLEVAIKRHAQTGLVAGICGGMQMLGKTISDPSGMEHEGSVAGLGLLPIGTVMHTEKVTRNASGQIEVEVLFDHPVTDSRLAGYEIHIGHTDYEAGAKHFSTLSPENDPSSNSRDGCVSADTRVFGTYLHGIFDDDCFRHQFLSAARGFHKLSTPTKMNPWKQLRVDSLNRLAREVESSLDMKAIFKWVGLSYEVPLTEDVSPQRRSAGAMR; encoded by the coding sequence ATGAGAGCGCGAGCAATCATGGTTCTAGGTACGGGCTCTCATGTCGGCAAGTCTCTGCTGACTGCCGCTCTATGCCGAATCTTCGCGCAACATGGCTATCGCGTTGCGCCGTTCAAATCGCAGAATATGTCATTGAACTCTGCAGCAACTGTTGAAGGTCTCGAGATCGGGCGTGCACAAGCGTTGCAGGCAGAGGCTGCAGGAGTCGCGTCCTCGGTTCATATGAATCCAATTTTGATCAAGCCGTCGGGCGACCACTCTTCGCAGGTAGTTGTACGCGGCAAGATCTGGGGACGAGTCACGGCAGCGGACTATCATCGTCGACGCATAGAAGAGCTGCTGCCCGTGGTACGCGAGAGCTATGACTCGCTTGCCTCTCAGTACGACGTAATTATTCTGGAAGGTGCCGGATCACCAGCTGAGATCAACCTCAAACAGCATGACATTGCGAACATGCGAATGGCGGAGATGGCAGATGCCAGCTGCCTGCTGGTGGGGGATATAGATCGCGGAGGGGTGTTCGCGTCGTTGCTGGGAACGCTGGAGCTGTTGGAACCGGACGAGCAGCGGCGGATTCGTGGATTCGCGATCAATAAATTCCGTGGTGACGCAAGCCTCTTGGAGCCCGGCATACGAATGATAGAAGAGCGTGTGAAGAAGCCATGTCTCGGCGTCGTTCCTTATCTGAATTCTCTTATGCTCGAAGAAGAAGATAGCCTGGGTCTGCCGGTGTCTGCTCAAACTCAGTGGACTGGAGAGCAGATTGCGGACCAATGGACTGATCGCGCCTTGCGGGTCGCAGTCATTGCACTCCCTTCTTTTTCGAACTTTACGGACTTCGATTCTTTGCGGGCGGAGCCATCGGTATCACTTCTCTTCTGTCGCACAGCAGAGGCGATCGCACACGCTGATGTCGTCATTCTGCCTGGCAGTAAACAGACTGTGGATGACCTTCTTTGGATGAGAGGTTCAGGTTTAGAGGTCGCTATAAAGCGACACGCGCAGACAGGCTTGGTTGCAGGTATCTGCGGTGGTATGCAGATGCTTGGTAAAACTATCAGCGACCCGTCCGGAATGGAGCACGAGGGATCGGTTGCGGGTCTTGGCTTGCTTCCCATCGGCACCGTCATGCACACCGAAAAAGTAACCAGAAATGCCAGCGGACAGATTGAGGTTGAGGTTTTGTTCGACCATCCCGTTACTGATAGCAGGCTCGCAGGGTATGAGATTCACATTGGACACACTGACTATGAAGCTGGAGCAAAGCACTTCTCGACACTCTCACCCGAGAATGACCCCTCCAGCAACAGCAGAGACGGTTGCGTCAGTGCCGACACGCGCGTCTTTGGCACCTATCTTCATGGGATCTTCGATGATGATTGCTTTCGTCATCAGTTTCTCAGTGCCGCTCGCGGGTTTCACAAGCTCTCCACGCCGACGAAGATGAATCCCTGGAAGCAACTTCGAGTAGACTCCCTGAACAGGCTGGCACGCGAGGTTGAGAGTTCGCTTGATATGAAAGCAATCTTCAAGTGGGTGGGTCTGTCTTATGAGGTCCCTCTGACAGAGGATGTATCTCCGCAGCGTCGAAGTGCAGGTGCGATGCGATGA
- a CDS encoding cob(I)yrinic acid a,c-diamide adenosyltransferase — MSIATKRGDGGQTGLAGGIRISKADLRVEAYGTVDELNSALGFARSICTNKEIHDWTETIQRTLFRVGSALATPPESKKPPPSVLIEDVDMLTDLVHQIEATEGILADWSLPGAHTESAAYEVARTICRRAERNAVRLVNSGVELKPEILSYLNRLSDVIWLFGRLIEVKVGVDARLRSGDTAGPKWSRAWK, encoded by the coding sequence ATGAGCATTGCAACCAAACGTGGAGATGGCGGACAGACAGGACTGGCCGGCGGAATTCGCATCTCGAAGGCTGACTTGCGTGTTGAAGCTTATGGGACGGTCGATGAGCTGAACTCGGCTCTAGGCTTTGCCCGAAGCATCTGCACAAATAAGGAGATTCATGACTGGACCGAGACGATCCAACGCACGCTGTTTCGAGTAGGGTCCGCGCTGGCTACCCCGCCGGAGAGCAAAAAACCTCCGCCATCCGTTTTGATCGAGGACGTTGACATGCTGACAGACCTGGTTCATCAGATCGAGGCAACCGAAGGCATCCTTGCCGACTGGTCTTTGCCCGGTGCGCATACCGAGTCTGCCGCATACGAAGTTGCTCGCACAATTTGCCGGCGCGCAGAGCGAAACGCTGTTCGACTTGTGAACAGTGGCGTAGAGCTCAAGCCTGAGATACTCTCGTACCTCAATCGCTTGTCCGACGTGATCTGGCTCTTCGGCAGACTCATTGAAGTAAAGGTAGGCGTTGATGCGCGGCTGCGCAGCGGCGACACTGCGGGACCGAAGTGGTCAAGGGCATGGAAATGA
- a CDS encoding histidine phosphatase family protein — protein MSEILFIRHAATDMAGTFCGHSDPDINARGQQQISELIDRLRKESIDIVYTSDLRRAAATASAIAEAFGVECEVRAALREISFGTWEGLSWKDIEQRDAVYAHRWMAEYPRFAAPDGEDFSDFERRVLKEVEFLSTKAIEQRIAVVTHAGVLRTVLCSLGNCSQQDAWRQTESYCAIVRHTVAPPLLTQIIGASS, from the coding sequence ATGAGCGAGATACTCTTCATTCGTCATGCGGCGACAGACATGGCTGGAACCTTTTGCGGCCACTCTGACCCTGACATCAATGCGCGCGGACAGCAACAGATCTCCGAGTTGATCGACAGACTTCGCAAGGAGAGTATCGACATCGTTTACACGAGCGATCTGCGTCGCGCTGCGGCGACTGCCAGCGCAATTGCCGAGGCGTTCGGCGTTGAGTGCGAGGTGCGTGCGGCCCTGCGTGAGATCAGCTTCGGCACATGGGAGGGGCTTAGCTGGAAAGACATTGAACAGCGCGATGCGGTTTATGCGCATCGATGGATGGCGGAATATCCGAGATTTGCGGCGCCTGACGGAGAGGACTTCAGCGACTTTGAACGGCGGGTGCTGAAGGAAGTGGAGTTCTTGTCTACAAAGGCAATAGAACAAAGGATCGCGGTCGTGACCCACGCGGGAGTCCTGAGAACCGTGCTGTGCTCGCTGGGCAACTGCAGCCAGCAAGATGCCTGGAGACAGACTGAGAGCTACTGTGCCATTGTTCGGCATACGGTTGCACCACCGCTCCTGACGCAGATCATCGGAGCGAGCTCATGA
- the cobU gene encoding bifunctional adenosylcobinamide kinase/adenosylcobinamide-phosphate guanylyltransferase, translating to MQEMRQSSVTLVLGGVRSGKSRYAQQLAERESRVIFVATAKASDDEMQRKIERHRKERPAEWITVEEPLELVQVLTEHGQSCDVMVVDCLTIFAANLLETEGDDQDTVNRRVEAFCEALRSAGCSVVLVSNEVGSGVVPAYPMGRRYRDLLGEINQSVARVADDVVLMVAGLPLALKGHLEVTL from the coding sequence ATGCAGGAGATGCGCCAGAGTTCCGTGACACTCGTTCTTGGCGGCGTTCGCAGCGGCAAGAGCCGTTATGCGCAGCAGCTTGCAGAGCGAGAAAGCCGCGTGATCTTTGTGGCGACAGCGAAGGCTTCGGACGACGAGATGCAGAGGAAGATCGAACGGCATCGCAAAGAGCGCCCGGCGGAGTGGATCACGGTGGAGGAGCCGTTGGAGCTGGTACAGGTACTGACAGAGCATGGGCAGAGCTGCGATGTGATGGTGGTGGATTGCCTGACGATCTTTGCGGCGAATCTTCTTGAGACCGAAGGTGATGACCAGGACACCGTAAATCGTCGCGTTGAGGCTTTCTGTGAGGCGTTGCGGTCGGCTGGTTGCTCGGTTGTGCTGGTTTCAAACGAGGTGGGCAGCGGAGTGGTGCCGGCGTACCCGATGGGGCGGCGTTACCGTGATCTGCTGGGAGAGATCAATCAGAGCGTGGCAAGAGTCGCCGATGATGTGGTGCTGATGGTAGCCGGGCTGCCACTTGCGCTGAAGGGACATCTTGAGGTGACTCTGTGA
- a CDS encoding cobyrinate a,c-diamide synthase, protein MRGLLISGAASGVGKTTVSLAVMAGLRRRGLAVQPFKCGPDFLDTGHHTRICGRKARNLDTWMLSEEANRSVLRDAARGADVLVAEGMMGLFDGKSGNTEAGSTAEIAKLLKLPVVLVVDAAKTARSIAAVVLGFEMFDPQLQLAGVILNRVATERHYEMLRAAIETNCRTKILGWLPRDPTIAIPERHLGLQGAAEAAIDNDAAIDTLSALAEKFFCLDRLLELHYDLELNENQDFGVKRSRSEEDVRIGVPSDHAFSFYYEDNLDLLREQGAEIVWFSPLHDRCLPDGLDGLYLGGGYPELHAEQLSSNRRMLEDVRTFAASGRPVYAECGGMIYLSESLSTTDGETYPMAGVLPLSMQMTDKLVQFGYVTVEFTADCLLGVKGTTVRGHSFHYSCLVSRGEVATNYRVQYSMSGKEELEGFRQGNVLASYVHLHFRANPTIARDFVAAIRRARTLQTVAR, encoded by the coding sequence GTGAGAGGGCTGCTGATTTCAGGTGCTGCAAGCGGCGTTGGTAAGACTACGGTATCTCTTGCGGTTATGGCGGGCCTTCGACGGCGCGGGCTTGCGGTGCAGCCGTTCAAATGTGGGCCTGACTTTCTGGACACGGGACACCACACCCGAATATGTGGGCGAAAGGCTCGCAACCTTGACACGTGGATGCTGAGTGAAGAGGCGAACCGAAGTGTTCTGCGAGATGCAGCTCGGGGCGCGGATGTTCTGGTTGCTGAAGGCATGATGGGACTGTTCGATGGAAAGAGCGGGAACACCGAAGCGGGAAGCACCGCGGAGATTGCTAAGCTGCTGAAGCTGCCGGTAGTGCTGGTTGTCGATGCGGCAAAGACTGCGCGAAGCATCGCAGCGGTGGTGCTCGGCTTTGAGATGTTCGATCCGCAGTTGCAGCTTGCTGGTGTGATTCTGAACCGCGTTGCGACGGAGCGGCACTACGAGATGCTGCGGGCGGCGATTGAGACCAACTGCAGGACAAAGATTCTGGGCTGGCTGCCGCGCGATCCGACGATTGCGATTCCTGAACGGCATCTTGGCTTGCAGGGGGCGGCGGAAGCGGCGATTGATAACGATGCAGCGATCGACACGCTGTCTGCGCTTGCGGAAAAGTTCTTCTGTCTGGATCGTTTGCTTGAGCTGCACTATGATTTGGAGCTGAACGAGAATCAGGATTTCGGCGTGAAGCGTTCGCGATCTGAAGAAGATGTGCGAATCGGCGTCCCGTCCGATCATGCGTTCTCGTTCTATTATGAGGACAATCTTGACCTGCTGCGCGAACAGGGAGCTGAGATCGTCTGGTTCAGTCCACTGCACGACAGGTGTCTGCCAGACGGACTGGACGGGCTGTATCTGGGGGGAGGATATCCCGAACTGCATGCAGAACAGTTGAGCAGTAATCGCAGGATGCTCGAGGATGTTCGTACCTTCGCGGCTTCGGGAAGACCGGTCTATGCGGAGTGCGGAGGGATGATTTATCTATCCGAAAGCCTCAGCACAACGGACGGGGAGACGTACCCGATGGCTGGCGTGCTACCGCTGTCGATGCAGATGACGGATAAACTCGTGCAGTTCGGATACGTCACTGTTGAGTTCACCGCCGACTGCTTGCTGGGCGTGAAAGGAACCACCGTTCGCGGGCACAGCTTTCACTATTCGTGTCTTGTTTCCCGGGGAGAGGTGGCAACAAATTATCGCGTGCAGTACTCGATGTCCGGCAAAGAGGAGCTTGAGGGATTTAGGCAAGGCAATGTGCTGGCCAGCTATGTTCATCTACACTTCCGGGCGAATCCTACAATCGCGAGAGATTTTGTCGCTGCCATTCGACGAGCGCGCACACTGCAGACGGTGGCGCGGTGA